In the genome of Sulfurimonas autotrophica DSM 16294, the window AGGTAATCAAAGCTTTGACATGTTCTTACGAGTATTTTATACTCCAGTAAATGCGTAAAAATTTCTTGCGCTTTTGATGATTGCGCAAGGATGAAGTTTGCATCACTATGCACAATCTGCTCAAAAAGCCCAGAGTTTTTTAAAATATTGAGCAGTTCTTGTTTTTGTATTGTGTGAAGTTCTAGGCTTTTTTCTACAAAGGCCTCATCGCCAAGACGCTCTTGTAAAAACTCTACATCAAGCGAAGATATATTCCATAAGGGTGCTTTGAGCTTTTTGATATTTTTTTTGTTGGAAAAAACAGCACCGATTCTCAGCCCTGCACAACTGTAAAATTTGGAAAATGACTGGATAATATAGAGCTTTTTATACTTCTCTATCATATTACGAAAGGAGGGATGCTTTTCAAATTCTAAAAAGCTTTCATCTAAAATAATGGTACATTTTTTCTTTTTCCACTGCGTAAACAACGCTTCAAGCTCATAAAAACTTCCCTCCGGGGTAGATGGAT includes:
- a CDS encoding aminotransferase class I/II-fold pyridoxal phosphate-dependent enzyme — protein: MKHGANIYKYAEQLGCNSDEIIDFSSNINLYRPQTALHVNNAALTKYADSSYKELKTVIAKKYALKKSQIALYNGATAAIYALLDSLKQKKVTLYAPLYGEYEKAALQSKKDIYKINRIENIDNEVSKNSIIIFVNPSTPEGSFYELEALFTQWKKKKCTIILDESFLEFEKHPSFRNMIEKYKKLYIIQSFSKFYSCAGLRIGAVFSNKKNIKKLKAPLWNISSLDVEFLQERLGDEAFVEKSLELHTIQKQELLNILKNSGLFEQIVHSDANFILAQSSKAQEIFTHLLEYKILVRTCQSFDYLDENWLRFALKDTDSHKQLQEAFTTFLGDLP